The following coding sequences lie in one Oceanivirga salmonicida genomic window:
- the rsmA gene encoding 16S rRNA (adenine(1518)-N(6)/adenine(1519)-N(6))-dimethyltransferase RsmA: MKKYSHKKKYGQNFLDSSEVLEMIKEVINLNGEEVLEIGPGHGFLTKMLLENSKHLTCYEIDTDLIPYLEKKFHNYPNFDLVNQDFMEADIRGNNLKVVANIPYYITSPIVEKLINNRDKIDEIFIMVQKEVANRICSDYSSKDVSTFTHFIRFYTEPKYLFTVKNTYFTPIPKVDSAFISLKIRKDKKYENMIDSKIYFKFINQAFSSKRKTLSNNLKGLGVTKEQLEKSLGSSMKRAEELSIEEFIKLIKDLDYDRL, from the coding sequence TAGATAGTTCAGAAGTCTTGGAAATGATAAAAGAAGTTATAAATTTAAATGGAGAAGAAGTTTTAGAAATAGGACCTGGTCATGGTTTTTTAACTAAAATGCTTTTAGAAAATTCTAAGCATCTTACTTGCTATGAAATTGATACTGATTTAATTCCTTATTTAGAAAAAAAGTTTCATAATTACCCAAATTTTGATTTGGTAAATCAGGATTTCATGGAAGCAGATATTAGGGGAAATAATTTAAAAGTAGTTGCTAATATACCTTATTATATTACTAGCCCAATAGTTGAAAAATTAATAAATAATAGAGATAAAATAGATGAAATATTTATAATGGTCCAAAAAGAAGTTGCCAATAGAATTTGTAGTGATTATTCATCAAAAGATGTTAGTACATTTACTCATTTTATAAGATTTTATACAGAACCTAAATATCTGTTCACTGTTAAGAATACATATTTTACTCCAATACCTAAGGTAGATTCTGCATTTATATCGCTTAAAATTAGAAAAGATAAAAAATATGAAAATATGATAGATTCTAAAATATATTTTAAGTTCATAAATCAAGCATTTTCAAGTAAAAGGAAAACTTTATCTAATAATTTAAAAGGTTTAGGAGTAACAAAAGAGCAACTTGAAAAGTCTCTTGGTAGTTCTATGAAAAGAGCAGAAGAATTGAGTATAGAAGAATTTATAAAATTAATAAAGGATTTAGATTATGATAGACTATGA
- a CDS encoding DUF4911 domain-containing protein, whose amino-acid sequence MIDYEYILKIGRKDIDIINKITEAYEGIGNVRTIDSHKALIKILTNSYFLDDIDNMLEKIRQTLNVDIEVISKEVWQGEI is encoded by the coding sequence ATGATAGACTATGAGTATATTTTAAAAATAGGTAGAAAAGATATAGATATAATAAATAAGATAACAGAAGCATATGAAGGTATAGGAAATGTTAGAACCATAGATAGCCATAAAGCACTTATAAAAATACTAACTAATTCATATTTTTTAGATGATATTGATAACATGTTAGAAAAAATAAGACAAACTTTAAATGTTGATATTGAAGTTATTTCAAAAGAAGTTTGGCAAGGGGAAATATAA